The proteins below are encoded in one region of Paramisgurnus dabryanus chromosome 2, PD_genome_1.1, whole genome shotgun sequence:
- the LOC135730617 gene encoding E3 SUMO-protein ligase ZBED1-like: protein MLNVLEPRYCIPSRKRMSEEIIPRLYNEVKQNITRSLQSADRVALTCDGWTSRHQDTYVTITCHYLDDWVLISNVLQTRAMQDSHTGANICALLSDALEEWGLTDKDPIIVTDNATNMIRAVEMMELLHIGCFAHTINLASQAALKLPAISRLLGRVSRIVTFFHRSANANKVFKEKQTLLNLPCRKLKIDVVTRWNRALDMLGRFLEQQPAISAALLSPEVRRSEKDLCTLTEVDITVAEDIVKALRPMKSATLVMSGKNSATLSIIAPLHTQLLDEMRSTASDSTVIKELKSAVHDNLRFRYANLKEKLYVASALDPRFKTPPFISEEEREDTFTTLINEIVTLEQAKQQGSDSAGNGGSAPVEEQKCLDEGDPSPAPPKRSKESCALLDLLGAAYAPVATVVCATAADRAREEVGKYREVTPIPLSEDPLKWWCKHGVYPLLSIQAKRYLCVPGTSVPAERIFSTAGDIITAQRSCLLPEHVDQLLFLQKITVLNEAMLLNYSFK, encoded by the exons ATGTTGAATGTGCTGGAGCCTCGTTATTGTATTCCTAGTCGCAAACGGATGAGCGAAGAGATTATCCCAAGACTGTACAATGAAGTGAAGCAAAACATTACTCGGTCGCTACAGTCAGCGGACAGAGTGGCCCTCACATGTGACGGTTGGACGTCAAGACATCAAGACACATATGTCACAATTACCTGCCACTATTTAGATGACTGGGTTCTCATTTCAAACGTGTTGCAGACCAGAGCTATGCAGGATAGTCACACAGGGGCAAATATATGCGCATTGCTTTCAGATGCGTTGGAAGAGTGGGGGCTTACTGATAAAGACCCTATCATTGTGACCGACAACGCTACCAATATGATCCGTGCCGTGGAGATGATGGAGCTGCTCCATATTGGCTGCTTTGCTCATACAATAAATCTAGCATCACAAGCAGCACTGAAACTTCCGGCCATCTCTCGGTTGCTAGGTCGAGTTAGTCGCATAGTGACATTCTTTCACAGGAGCGCTAACGCTAACAAAGTTTTCAAAGAAAAACAGACGCTACTAAACTTACCCTGTCGCAAACTTAAAATTGACGTCGTGACCAGGTGGAACAGAGCGCTGGACATGCTCGGCAGATTTTTGGAGCAGCAGCCGGCAATCTCAGCCGCACTTCTCTCTCCTGAAGTCCGTCGGAGCGAAAAGGATCTTTGCACTCTGACAGAGGTGGATATAACTGTGGCCGAAGACATCGTGAAAGCTCTTCGGCCGATGAAGAGTGCAACTCTGGTAATGTCTGGGAAGAACTCCGCTACTCTATCTATTATTGCACCATTGCACACACAGCTCCTTGATGAGATGCGCTCGACTGCCAGTGATTCGACTGTCATAAAGGAACTCAAATCTGCCGTGCATGACAACTTGAGGTTTAG ATATGCAAATCTAAAAGAGAAGCTGTATGTTGCATCTGCCCTGGACCCTCGTTTCAAGACTCCTCCTTTCATATCTGAAGAGGAACGTGAGGACACATTCACAACATTGATCAATGAGATTGTCACTCTTGAGCAAGCTAAG CAGCAAGGATCTGATAGTGCTGGCAATGGAGGAAGTGCACCTGTAGAGGAGCAAAAATGCCTTGATGAAGGTGACCCCTCCCCAGCCCCACCAAAGAGGTCAAAAGAATCCTGTGCGCTGTTGGATCTGCTTGGGGCAGCCTATGCACCAGTGGCTACAGTAGTCTGTGCTACTGCTGCAGACAGGGCACGAGAAGAAGTTGGCAAATATAGAGAAGTTACACCTATACCGCTCTCAGAAGATCCACTTAAGTGGTGGTGCAAGCATGGAGTGTACCCACTTTTGTCCATCCAGGCAAAACGCTACCTTTGTGTTCCAGGGACCAGTGTCCCAGCTGAAAGAATTTTCTCCACAGCTGGAGACATTATAACAGCTCAAAGAAGTTGCCTTCTACCAGAGCACGTTGACCAACTCCTTTTCTTGcaaaaaattacagttttaaatgaGGCAATGTTActgaattacagttttaaatga